The Deltaproteobacteria bacterium genomic interval ACGTCAGCGGGCCAGGAGGGCCGCGCCGTGGATCTGCCAGGCCGAGCCCTCGAGGGCCCACCGCTCCAGCTCGTCGAAGAGGACCTCGTCGACGCCGAGGCGGTCGGCCAGCTGCCGCAGCCCCTCCCGCTCGACCAGCCGGTAGTCACCGTCCGAGAGGGCGAGGAGCAGCCCCTGCTGGAGGGCGTAGATCCGGGCCTTGCGGCTCTCGATCCGGGCCACGTGGTCGTCGATCGACGTGTGCTCGCGCAGGTCGCGGATCATCGGCTCGAGATCCTCGGGGTCGCGGGAGATCGCCTCCAGGAAGCCCATGAGGAACTGCCGCTCGTCCTGGGAGCGCTGGTGATCGAGATCCATCGTGTGGATCAGGACCCCGAAGACACCCCGCACCTCGTCTCGCGTCAGCTTCACGTTTCACCTCGCATGGCTGCGACTCTAACCCCGGGCCGCCGCGACGGGGAAGCGACCGCGGCGGGCCCGCACCACCAGCCCCAGCCCGGCGCCCAGCAGACCCCAGACCAGGGCGACCCCCAGGTGGAAGGGCAGAACGTGCAGCAGGGAGGTGCTCGGGCAGTGGAGGGTCAGCACCAGCACCGACCAGCCCGCCGCGGCGATCCCCCCCAGGGCGCCCGCCCGCACCGGGTGGAAGGTCGCCCCTCGCAGGAGGAGGAAGAAGATCAGGATCACCGGGCCCAGCTCCAGGATCGAGCCCAGGGCCAGGCAGGTGCGGGCCCCCTCCAGGAGCTCGGCGGCGCCCGGGATCCCGATCCGCCCGTGGTCGAGGAGCTCCTCGGCCAGGGCGTAGCCTCCGAAGGCGAGCCCCACGAGGACCACCACCCCGGCGCGGATCCCGCCGGCCTCGCTCACCTCGGGGCGCGCCTCGAGGAGGGTCAACCAGGTCAGGCCCACGGTGACGGCCACCCAGATCCCGGCCAGGCCGATCCAGGCCAGCCCCAGCCAGGTGGGGGCCTCCCGGCTCGTGGTCATCGCCAGGGCCACGAGCGAGATCAGGGCCCCGCTGCCGGCCGCCAGGCCCACCCGGGCCCAGGTGGGCCAGATCGGGCTCACCGGGGCGGGCGCCTCGCCCACCGCTGCCAGCACCTCCGGCCGGAGGGGCGGCGGGGCCGGGG includes:
- a CDS encoding TerB family tellurite resistance protein — its product is MKLTRDEVRGVFGVLIHTMDLDHQRSQDERQFLMGFLEAISRDPEDLEPMIRDLREHTSIDDHVARIESRKARIYALQQGLLLALSDGDYRLVEREGLRQLADRLGVDEVLFDELERWALEGSAWQIHGAALLAR
- a CDS encoding NrsF family protein: MIERDDLHLEDLDLSPLTGAAPAPPPLRPEVLAAVGEAPAPVSPIWPTWARVGLAAGSGALISLVALAMTTSREAPTWLGLAWIGLAGIWVAVTVGLTWLTLLEARPEVSEAGGIRAGVVVLVGLAFGGYALAEELLDHGRIGIPGAAELLEGARTCLALGSILELGPVILIFFLLLRGATFHPVRAGALGGIAAAGWSVLVLTLHCPSTSLLHVLPFHLGVALVWGLLGAGLGLVVRARRGRFPVAAARG